The Leptospira bouyouniensis genome has a segment encoding these proteins:
- the polA gene encoding DNA polymerase I gives MSGRLLIIDGHALAFRAYFAFAASNLTNSKTGLPSGAIFGFWRMLFKLLQDEHVTHIAFTFDPGTRLERNDLYEEYKAHRKPMPEDLKPQIQKLYEMLQALEFPMYKINGIEADDIIGSLCKKFGKDFEEIVILSSDKDLYQVLDKNIHMLRGKRGVSEFEKIDPKWVKTNIGITKEQVPDYMGLLGDASDNIPGVRGIGEKGAAKLIQEFGDLETIYKKIDKVKNKSLIDKLIAEKENAFLSRKLATIVTNLKLDIKKSDLKLPNYYDPKKVQYFKDEGFNVLHRDLAKQAGIPIVNDGETKEDTPSAKKSSKGKKETNTEGSVEVSKKGKNSVTTTSVVAKKSYKRIQSIDELKKIVSKLDSKKPISIDTETTSQDPMMAELLGISFSEEPGVAYYIAFSHSESIYSHLLPSCEETLAILKPMLEDPKWKKLGQNIKYDLLVFRNHGIELKGIYFDTMLASYLLNPGERRHNMDDMAVDYLNYKTITYDELVGTGKKKQNLYDIDPDKVSEYACEDADITLQLHNTLAPKMEENIHKKLFYEMEMPVLLTLADMEYEGIAVDKKYFEELSVTFETKIKEHEKNIHFYAGRQFNVNSTKELQTVLFEDLRLPAEKKTQTGYSTDHSVLESLQGTHPIIDDLLSIRKFSKLKSTYTDTLPTLVNPKTNRIHTSYNQTIAATGRLSSTNPNLQNIPIKDEEGRLLRKGFIAKKGTEILSLDYSQIELRIMAHFSNDPNMIDAYKSGADIHKRTAAGIFGVPEDQVTPDMRNKAKVVNFSVIYGVTSFGLSNNLRISRKEAKEFIEKYFAAYKGVATYMEEIVEFCKQNGYVETLLGRRRYLPDIHSSHKMVSEGAKRVAINSPIQGTSADMIKIAMIRIHDKIKKESFRSKLLLQVHDELVFEVEPKEKKEFYQMAKEEMEKAMELKVPIVAQGKFGGNWDEAH, from the coding sequence ATGAGTGGAAGACTATTAATCATTGATGGACATGCACTTGCATTTCGAGCTTATTTTGCCTTTGCTGCTTCCAATTTAACAAATTCCAAAACAGGACTTCCAAGTGGTGCGATATTTGGATTTTGGAGGATGCTCTTCAAACTTTTACAAGATGAACATGTAACACATATTGCCTTCACTTTTGACCCAGGCACTCGGTTAGAAAGAAATGATCTTTATGAAGAATATAAAGCCCATCGAAAACCCATGCCTGAGGATTTAAAACCTCAAATCCAAAAGCTCTACGAAATGTTACAAGCCCTTGAGTTTCCAATGTATAAAATCAATGGTATCGAAGCAGATGATATCATTGGTTCCTTATGTAAAAAATTTGGAAAAGATTTTGAAGAAATTGTAATCCTTTCAAGTGACAAGGATTTATACCAAGTCCTAGACAAAAACATACACATGTTACGTGGCAAACGCGGAGTTTCCGAATTTGAGAAAATTGATCCCAAGTGGGTAAAAACAAATATTGGCATCACAAAAGAACAAGTGCCAGATTATATGGGACTTCTCGGTGATGCTTCAGATAATATTCCTGGTGTTAGAGGGATTGGTGAAAAAGGCGCAGCCAAACTTATCCAAGAATTCGGAGATTTGGAAACCATTTACAAAAAAATCGATAAGGTAAAAAATAAATCTCTGATTGATAAACTCATTGCCGAAAAGGAAAATGCATTTTTATCGAGGAAACTAGCAACCATTGTCACCAATTTAAAACTCGATATCAAAAAATCTGACTTAAAACTTCCAAACTACTATGATCCCAAAAAAGTACAATACTTCAAAGACGAAGGTTTTAATGTACTCCATCGTGATCTAGCAAAACAAGCTGGAATTCCTATTGTGAACGATGGAGAGACAAAAGAAGATACTCCTTCCGCCAAAAAATCATCAAAAGGAAAAAAAGAAACGAACACGGAAGGTTCTGTTGAAGTTTCCAAAAAAGGAAAAAATTCAGTTACGACTACTTCAGTTGTTGCGAAAAAATCTTATAAACGAATTCAATCCATCGATGAATTAAAAAAAATCGTATCTAAACTCGACTCCAAAAAACCAATCTCGATCGATACAGAAACAACCTCACAAGACCCAATGATGGCAGAGTTACTTGGGATTTCCTTTTCTGAAGAACCTGGAGTTGCCTATTATATCGCATTCTCACATTCCGAATCCATTTATAGCCACCTACTCCCATCCTGTGAAGAAACACTTGCCATCCTAAAACCAATGTTAGAAGACCCTAAATGGAAAAAATTAGGACAGAACATTAAATACGATTTACTCGTGTTTCGCAATCATGGAATCGAACTCAAAGGAATTTACTTTGATACGATGCTTGCCTCCTATCTTTTAAATCCTGGTGAAAGACGTCATAATATGGATGATATGGCGGTTGATTATCTTAACTATAAAACAATCACCTATGATGAGTTAGTAGGGACAGGAAAAAAGAAACAAAATCTTTATGATATAGATCCTGATAAAGTTTCAGAATATGCTTGTGAGGATGCTGACATCACCTTACAATTACACAATACATTGGCTCCAAAAATGGAGGAAAACATTCATAAAAAATTGTTTTATGAAATGGAAATGCCTGTATTACTCACTTTGGCAGATATGGAGTATGAAGGTATTGCTGTTGATAAAAAGTATTTTGAAGAATTATCTGTCACCTTTGAAACTAAAATCAAAGAACATGAGAAAAATATCCATTTTTATGCAGGAAGACAGTTCAATGTCAATTCTACAAAAGAATTACAAACTGTTTTATTTGAAGACTTACGACTCCCTGCGGAGAAAAAAACACAAACTGGATATTCCACAGACCATTCTGTTTTGGAATCCTTACAAGGCACTCATCCGATTATTGATGACTTGTTATCGATTCGAAAATTCTCAAAATTAAAATCTACATATACTGACACTTTGCCAACTCTTGTGAATCCAAAAACCAATCGGATCCATACAAGTTATAACCAAACTATTGCCGCAACGGGTCGACTTTCTTCTACCAATCCAAACTTACAAAACATACCCATCAAAGATGAGGAAGGAAGGTTACTCCGAAAAGGATTTATTGCTAAAAAGGGAACAGAAATTCTATCACTCGATTATAGCCAGATCGAACTTCGTATCATGGCCCATTTTTCCAATGACCCCAACATGATTGATGCGTATAAGTCTGGTGCAGATATTCACAAACGGACTGCAGCTGGGATTTTCGGAGTTCCCGAAGACCAAGTAACACCAGATATGCGCAACAAAGCAAAAGTTGTAAATTTTTCTGTGATTTATGGAGTTACTTCGTTTGGTCTTTCCAACAATTTAAGAATCAGCCGCAAAGAAGCAAAAGAGTTTATCGAAAAATACTTTGCCGCATACAAAGGTGTCGCCACCTATATGGAAGAAATTGTCGAATTCTGCAAACAGAATGGTTATGTTGAAACCTTACTTGGTCGCAGGCGTTACCTTCCTGATATCCATTCTTCACATAAAATGGTGAGCGAAGGTGCCAAACGTGTTGCCATCAATTCCCCGATCCAAGGTACTTCTGCCGATATGATCAAAATTGCAATGATTCGGATCCATGATAAAATCAAAAAGGAATCTTTTCGATCTAAACTTTTATTACAAGTTCACGATGAACTAGTATTTGAAGTGGAACCAAAAGAAAAAAAAGAATTTTACCAAATGGCAAAAGAGGAAATGGAAAAAGCCATGGAACTCAAGGTCCCAATTGTCGCACAAGGGAAGTTTGGTGGAAATTGGGATGAAGCACATTAG